GCGACCCGGTCGCTGCGGCTGAGGGAGCCTGTCTTGATCTGGCCGGCCCGGGTGGCCACCGCCAGATCGGCGATGGTCACATCCTCCGTCTCGCCGCTGCGGTGGCTGATCACGCTGGTGTAGCCGGCCCGCGTGGCCATGTCGATGGCCTGCAGGGTTTCGGTCAGCGAGCCGATCTGGTTCACCTTGATCAGGATCGAGTTGGCAATGCCTTGCTCGATCCCCTGCTGCAGCCGGGTGGTGTTGGTCACGAACAGGTCGTCGCCCACCAGCTGCACCGTGCCCCCCAGGCGCTCGGTCAGCAGGCGCCAGCCCTCCCAGTCGTCCTCGGCCAGGCCGTCCTCGATCGAGACGATCGGGAAGCGGCCCGCCAGGGCCGCCAGCTGGTCGACCATCTCGGCGCTGCTGTAGCTGCCGCCGCCGAAGGCGTAACGGCCATCGGCATAGAACTCGGTGCTGGCCACGTCGAGGGCCAGGGAGATCTGGTCGCCGGGCCGGTAGCCGGCCTTCTCGATCGCCTGCATCAGCAGCTCCCCGGCGGCGTCGTTGCCGGCCAGGTCGGGGGCGAAGCCGCCCTCATCGCCCACGGCCGTGGAGAGGCCCTGATCCTTGAGCAGCCCCTTGAGGGTGTGGAACACCTCGGCGCCCATGCGCAGGGCCTCGCGGAAGCTGCCGGCGCCGTGGGGCACCAGCATGAACTCCTGGAAGTCCAGGTTGTTGGAGGCGTGGGCGCCGCCGTTGATGACGTTCATCAGCGGCACCGGCAGCAGGGTGGCCATCGGGCCGCCCAGGTAGCGGTAGAGGGGCAGCCCGAGGGCCTTGGCGGCGGCGTGGGCCGTGGCCAGGCTCACGGCCAGGATCGCGTTGGCGCCGAGGGCGGATTTGTTGTCGCTGCCGTCGAGTTCGTTCATGGCCTCGTCGACGGCGCCCTGGTCAAGGGCG
This genomic stretch from Cyanobium gracile PCC 6307 harbors:
- the eno gene encoding phosphopyruvate hydratase, which codes for MYDSLDLVIDSIVAREVLDSRGTPTVEAEVYLEGGASGRAIVPSGASTGAHEAHELRDGEKAYFGKGVSKAVENIEERIAPALCGLSALDQGAVDEAMNELDGSDNKSALGANAILAVSLATAHAAAKALGLPLYRYLGGPMATLLPVPLMNVINGGAHASNNLDFQEFMLVPHGAGSFREALRMGAEVFHTLKGLLKDQGLSTAVGDEGGFAPDLAGNDAAGELLMQAIEKAGYRPGDQISLALDVASTEFYADGRYAFGGGSYSSAEMVDQLAALAGRFPIVSIEDGLAEDDWEGWRLLTERLGGTVQLVGDDLFVTNTTRLQQGIEQGIANSILIKVNQIGSLTETLQAIDMATRAGYTSVISHRSGETEDVTIADLAVATRAGQIKTGSLSRSDRVAKYNQLLRIEDELGSQAVYAGVEDRGPRGKG